In one window of Episyrphus balteatus chromosome 3, idEpiBalt1.1, whole genome shotgun sequence DNA:
- the LOC129914323 gene encoding 28S ribosomal protein S18a, mitochondrial produces the protein MISLFRSTREIFVNTNIIPKYVSTSSSLLLKEIQSKQENDILVLQGVDVPSPRADKMLNAACQAKFCPECTLGLDIKHTDVLILSQYVRSDGCMLPRRITGLCRRQQKKMGTLVTMAQKAGLMSNLTPAWSAKDPKRRAGWKKFNKYFFESTIKY, from the exons atgatatctTTATTTCGCTCGACTCGAGAAATATTTGTCAATACTAACATAATACCTAAATATGTATCTACTTCATCTTCATTATTGCTGAAAGAAA TCCAATCAAAACAAGAAAATGATATCCTCGTTCTCCAAGGAGTCGACGTACCTTCTCCACGCGCTGATAAAATGCTCAATGCTGCTTGCCAGGCCAAGTTCTGTCCCGAGTGCACTCTGGGACTGGATATAAAACATACGGACGTTCTTATTCTTAGCCAGTATGTTCGTTCCGATGGTTGTATGCTTCCACGCCGCATAACCGGACTGTGTCGTCGCCAACAAAAGAAAATGGGAACCCTCGTGACAATGGCACAAAAAGCTGGTCTAATGTCAAATCTAACACCAGCATGGAGTGCAAAGGACCCTAAGAGACGTGCTGGCTGGAAAAAATTCAACAAGTACTTCTTCGAGTCcacaattaaatattaa